A genome region from Brassica oleracea var. oleracea cultivar TO1000 chromosome C2, BOL, whole genome shotgun sequence includes the following:
- the LOC106324338 gene encoding uncharacterized protein LOC106324338 codes for MGNVADETTRRSLFGASLYQMGSVSGNTSGPVAVQTPPFVPSVFTQGLMPNKFDGKGFITWQKKMLFFLTTLKLDKFIQEDKPLVSYRIDNVHTLASVDIWVHSDFVCKGYILGRLIDPLYRVYCEIPTAEELWRSLDKKCRGEDACCQKYVVSKFHKFKMVDSKPIMDQVEAFQLICHKIAAEGISISDKVTAKEHSVNMAKYKGKGKFKGKCHYCHKVGHKTDVCRNKIRDEKHQANLTEEDLVAMVTETDMGDVSTYQKNKTHEKLFIGNTAVSKIEGRGNVILKMTYGREVTLANVKHVPDMRKNLVSGTLLSKNGFVTSLEADKLVIN; via the exons ATGGGAAATGTTGCTGATGAAACCACTCGTCGTAGCCTCTTTGGTGCGAGTCTTTATCAGATGGGCTCAGTTTCAGGAAACACAAGTGGTCCGGTGGCTGTTCAAACTCCTCCGTTTGTACCTAGCGTGTTCACTCAAGGATTGATGCCAAACAAGTTTGATGGTAAAGGCTTCATAACGTGGCAGAAGAAGATGTTGTTCTTCCTCACAACACTGAAACTGGACAAATTCATCCAGGAGGACAAGCCCCTTGTTTCTTACAGGATTGATAATGTGCACACTCTCGCAAGTGTTGACATTTGGGTGCATTCTGACTTTGTCTGCAAAGGATACATCTTGGGTCGCCTCATTGACCCATTGTACCGAGTCTACTGTGAGATTCCCACTGCAGAAGAGTTGTGGAGATCCCTGGATAAGAAGTGCAGAGGTGAGGACGCTTGCTGCCAGAAGTATGTGGTTTCAAAATTCCACAAATTCAAAATGGTGGATTCAAAACCCATCATGGATCAGGTGGAAGCGTTTCAGCTCATTTGCCATAAAATCGCTGCTGAAGGGATATCCATCT CTGACAAGGTCACAGCTAAGGAGCATAGTGTCAACATGGCTAAGTACAAAGGCAAAGGAAAG TTCAAGGGGAAGTGTCACTACTGCCACAAAGTGGGACACAAGACTGATGTGTGTCGCAACAAGATCAGAGATGAGAAGCATCAAGCGAATCTCACTGAGGAGGATCTCGTTGCAATGGTGACTGAGACCGACATG GGCGATGTTAGCACTTATCAGAAAAACAAGACTCATGAGAAGCTGTTCATAGGAAACACTGCAGTCTCCAAAATTGAAGGCCGCGGCAATGTGATTCTAAAGATGACATATGGACGTGAAGTCACTCTGGCAAATGTGAAGCATGTGCCTGACATGAGGAAAAACCTTGTATCGGGAACCTTGCTCAGCAAGAATGGATTCGTCACAAGTCTTGAGGCGGATAAGCTCGTGATTAATTAA
- the LOC106325091 gene encoding ABC transporter G family member 21-like isoform X1, which translates to MMPPNKQESSFPIIPGESRNETIPVQETWFSSPSHVIPCLDDDGPSHQSRQSSVLRQSLRPIILKFEELTYTIKIQSGKGSYWFGSQEPKQNRLILNGVSGIVKPGDLLAMLGPSGSGKTTLVTALAGRLQGKLSGTVSYNGAPFTSSMKRRTGFVTQEDVLYPHLTVMETLTYTALLRLPKELTRKEKIQQAESVISDLGLTRCCNSVIGGGLIRGISGGERKRVSIGQEMLVNPSLLLLDEPTSGLDSTTAARIVATLRSLARGGRTVVTTIHQPSSRLYRMFDKVLVLSDGSPIYSGDSGRVMEYFGSIGFQPGSSFVNPADFVLDLANGITSDTNQYEQGEINGKLDRLEEQNSVKESLISAYKKNLYPPLKEEFSRTFPQDQTVNWSRSKTRLTNRWPTSWWMQFSVLLKRGLKERSHESFSGLRIFMVMSVSLLSGLLWWHSRVAHIQDQVGLLFFFSIFWGFLPLFNAIFTFPQERPMLIKERSSGIYRLSSYYTARTVGDLPMELILPTIFVTITYWMGGLKSSLTTFIMTLMIVLYNVLVSQGVGLALGAILMDAKKAATLSSVLMLVFLLAGGYYIQHIPGFIAWLKYISFSHYCYKLLVGVQYTWDEVYECGPGLHCGVMDYEGIKNLSLGNMMWDVLALTLMLLLYRFLAYVALRNL; encoded by the exons ATGATGCCTCCTAATAAGCAAGAATCTAGCTTTCCGATAATACCGGGGGAAAGCCGAAACGAAACCATCCCGGTTCAAGAAACCTGGTTTAGTTCTCCAAGTCATGTAATCCCATGCCTTGACGACGACGGTCCGAGTCACCAATCACGCCAATCTTCTGTTCTACGCCAATCTTTGCGTCCTATAATTCTCAAG TTTGAGGAGTTAACGTACACAATTAAAATACAAAGCGGGAAAGGAAGCTATTGGTTCGGTTCACAAGAACCAAAACAGAACCGGTTAATTCTTAACGGAGTAAGCGGCATAGTCAAACCAGGTGATTTACTAGCAATGCTAGGTCCATCAGGGAGCGGCAAAACAACGCTAGTAACGGCGTTAGCCGGACGTTTACAAGGGAAGCTTTCTGGAACCGTTAGTTATAACGGAGCTCCGTTTACAAGCTCCATGAAACGGAGAACGGGATTCGTTACACAAGAGGACGTTCTCTACCCACACTTAACGGTGATGGAGACGCTAACGTACACGGCTTTGCTCCGTTTACCTAAGGAACTGACCCGGAAAGAGAAAATCCAGCAGGCGGAGTCTGTTATTTCGGATCTTGGGTTGACCAGGTGTTGTAACAGCGTGATCGGAGGCGGGTTGATCCGAGGGATTTCGGGTGGGGAAAGAAAACGGGTTAGTATCGGTCAAGAAATGCTCGTGAATCCGAGTTTGTTACTTCTTGATGAGCCAACGTCGGGGCTTGATTCGACCACGGCGGCGCGTATAGTCGCCACGTTGAGATCGCTGGCGCGTGGGGGTAGGACAGTGGTAACGACCATTCATCAGCCGTCGAGTAGGCTTTATCGGATGTTCGATAAAGTGTTGGTTTTGTCGGATGGAAGTCCGATTTATAGTGGGGATTCGGGTCGGGTCATGGAGTATTTTGGTTCAATTGGGTTTCAACCCGGATCCAGCTTCGTTAACCCGGCTGACTTCGTGCTTGATCTTGCTAACG GAATTACTTCGGATACAAATCAATATGAGCAAGGCGAAATAAATGGGAAACTTGATCGGCTAGAAGAACAAAACTCAGTGAAAGAGTCGTTAATATCGGCTTACAAAAAGAACTTATATCCACCTTTGAAAGAAGAATTTTCTAGAACATTTCCACAAGATCAAACGGTCAATTGGTCAAGATCAAAGACAAGATTAACAA ATCGATGGCCAACGAGTTGGTGGATGCAATTCTCAGTTTTACTAAAGCGAGGATTAAAGGAGAGAAGTCATGAATCATTTTCTGGACTTAGAATATTTATGGTCATGTCGGTTTCTTTACTTTCTGGCCTCTTATGGTGGCATTCTCGCGTTGCTCATATACAAGATCAG GTGGGTCTATTATTCTTCTTCTCGATATTCTGGGGATTCCTTCCTCTCTTCAACGCTATTTTTACATTTCCTCAAGAACGTCCAATGCTCATTAAAGAGCGGTCCTCAGGAATCTACAGACTCTCCTCTTACTACACAGCAAGAACAGTCGGCGATTTACCAATGGAACTTATTCTTCCAACGATCTTTGTCACGATCACGTATTGGATGGGTGGTCTCAAGTCATCTTTAACCACATTCATCATGACCCTTATGATCGTTCTCTACAATGTTCTAGTGTCTCAAGGCGTAGGGTTAGCTTTAGGAGCAATCTTGATGGATGCGAAAAAAGCAGCGACATTATCTTCTGTGTTAATGCTTGTGTTCTTACTAGCTGGAGGATACTATATCCAACATATACCGGGATTCATCGCGTGGTTGAAGTATATTTCATTTAGCCATTATTGCTATAAGCTTCTTGTCGGAGTTCAATACACATGGGATGAGGTTTATGAATGTGGACCAGGGTTGCATTGTGGTGTTATGGATTATGAAGGGATTAAGAATTTGAGCTTAGGGAACATGATGTGGGATGTTTTGGCTCTTACCCTTATGTTGCTTCTTTATAGGTTTCTAGCTTACGTAGCTCTGAGGAACTTGTGA
- the LOC106325091 gene encoding ABC transporter G family member 21-like isoform X2 yields MMPPNKQESSFPIIPGESRNETIPVQETWFSSPSHVIPCLDDDGPSHQSRQSSVLRQSLRPIILKFEELTYTIKIQSGKGSYWFGSQEPKQNRLILNGVSGIVKPGDLLAMLGPSGSGKTTLVTALAGRLQGKLSGTVSYNGAPFTSSMKRRTGFVTQEDVLYPHLTVMETLTYTALLRLPKELTRKEKIQQAESVISDLGLTRCCNSVIGGGLIRGISGGERKRVSIGQEMLVNPSLLLLDEPTSGLDSTTAARIVATLRSLARGGRTVVTTIHQPSSRLYRMFDKVLVLSDGSPIYSGDSGRVMEYFGSIGFQPGSSFVNPADFVLDLANGITSDTNQYEQGEINGKLDRLEEQNSVKESLISAYKKNLYPPLKEEFSRTFPQDQTVNWSRSKTRLTNRWPTSWWMQFSVLLKRGLKERSHESFSGLRIFMVMSVSLLSGLLWWHSRVAHIQDQVDRT; encoded by the exons ATGATGCCTCCTAATAAGCAAGAATCTAGCTTTCCGATAATACCGGGGGAAAGCCGAAACGAAACCATCCCGGTTCAAGAAACCTGGTTTAGTTCTCCAAGTCATGTAATCCCATGCCTTGACGACGACGGTCCGAGTCACCAATCACGCCAATCTTCTGTTCTACGCCAATCTTTGCGTCCTATAATTCTCAAG TTTGAGGAGTTAACGTACACAATTAAAATACAAAGCGGGAAAGGAAGCTATTGGTTCGGTTCACAAGAACCAAAACAGAACCGGTTAATTCTTAACGGAGTAAGCGGCATAGTCAAACCAGGTGATTTACTAGCAATGCTAGGTCCATCAGGGAGCGGCAAAACAACGCTAGTAACGGCGTTAGCCGGACGTTTACAAGGGAAGCTTTCTGGAACCGTTAGTTATAACGGAGCTCCGTTTACAAGCTCCATGAAACGGAGAACGGGATTCGTTACACAAGAGGACGTTCTCTACCCACACTTAACGGTGATGGAGACGCTAACGTACACGGCTTTGCTCCGTTTACCTAAGGAACTGACCCGGAAAGAGAAAATCCAGCAGGCGGAGTCTGTTATTTCGGATCTTGGGTTGACCAGGTGTTGTAACAGCGTGATCGGAGGCGGGTTGATCCGAGGGATTTCGGGTGGGGAAAGAAAACGGGTTAGTATCGGTCAAGAAATGCTCGTGAATCCGAGTTTGTTACTTCTTGATGAGCCAACGTCGGGGCTTGATTCGACCACGGCGGCGCGTATAGTCGCCACGTTGAGATCGCTGGCGCGTGGGGGTAGGACAGTGGTAACGACCATTCATCAGCCGTCGAGTAGGCTTTATCGGATGTTCGATAAAGTGTTGGTTTTGTCGGATGGAAGTCCGATTTATAGTGGGGATTCGGGTCGGGTCATGGAGTATTTTGGTTCAATTGGGTTTCAACCCGGATCCAGCTTCGTTAACCCGGCTGACTTCGTGCTTGATCTTGCTAACG GAATTACTTCGGATACAAATCAATATGAGCAAGGCGAAATAAATGGGAAACTTGATCGGCTAGAAGAACAAAACTCAGTGAAAGAGTCGTTAATATCGGCTTACAAAAAGAACTTATATCCACCTTTGAAAGAAGAATTTTCTAGAACATTTCCACAAGATCAAACGGTCAATTGGTCAAGATCAAAGACAAGATTAACAA ATCGATGGCCAACGAGTTGGTGGATGCAATTCTCAGTTTTACTAAAGCGAGGATTAAAGGAGAGAAGTCATGAATCATTTTCTGGACTTAGAATATTTATGGTCATGTCGGTTTCTTTACTTTCTGGCCTCTTATGGTGGCATTCTCGCGTTGCTCATATACAAGATCAG GTGGATCGAACCTAA